GGCCTCCGTCGGATGCAGGAGTACTGGGCCTCCGTCGGATGCGCCGTCATGCAGTGCAGCAACACCAAATCACCACCCTTTTCCTCTCTTCTACTCCTACTTGTATCCGCCAGCTATGTAGATTCACCAGCAGCAGCATCAATCAATGGCTGATAGATATAATGACGGTTCTTGATTTTCCCAATCAATCCATCGAGCAGGTCGGCGCCGGGACGATGAACCCCCTCACCTTCATCCGGGTGCTGGGCCGCGAGCCGTGGAACGTCGCGTGAGTGACCCGACCCTGCATCTTATCCATTCAAGTTCAGTGCCCATCTGCAAATGAAACACAATTCAGACAACCGAGTTAATACTGAATATACTAAATTTATTTGGTCACTTTTCCAGCCGGTGCAGCTCGCTAGGATGCTCAGGCGATAGGTTTGTTCTTTCCATTAGTTCGATTGATTCAGGTTTGTCTCGGATGGTTTGGGTTCAAGGCATCTTTGATGCTATTGTACGGTGGCATGTATGTGATTTACTTCTTTTGTTTGTTCTCTCGACCCTGTCACTCTCCGTTGGATTTTGGGAGTTTGCCCTGCTATCCATCTGTGTGATGCAGTCCTCCTTTCCATGTCCTTTTGTTCTTTTTATTGTGTTTTTTGGTCTTGCTTACAATTTGTTGGTCATGCTTAACATACTCTTGCCTGTAGTTAGACATTTGTAGCTGAAAGAGAAGTATATTATGCAATACAGAGGAACTCTATGAATTACTCTTTGCCTGGTAACCTTTTTCTATATTTACATTTGTTTCAGGTCCTATTGGAGTTTATCTACTGCAAATGTTCTGCTGCGATTTAGCTCGGAGCGCTGCCTCGAGTGCTTAGTTTCGTCTTGCCGAGGTTTCATTTTCCTCTTCCAACCTTATTTTCTTGTGCTTGTATTATATTCAGTCTTTTAATCAATTCTAACTGCGTGTGTTCCGTGCGTTGTGTTCTTTCTTACCTGTTGTTGCTCTCTCCCTTCTCCTTTTCACTCATTTCTTTGATTTAACGACATAATATCTCATCTTTGTTCGTGTAGATTCATTTTTGTATCTACCTATGAGGCGGTTGATGAAAATCCAAGATACTGCAGTGGCAGATTAATATATGTGTAACAAATTATGCTTGATAATCTGCCCAAAATTTTCATGACATTTAGTCTCGGTCCTTGATTATTTTCTTTCGAAGGAGGGTTCCAGGAGTACTGGGCCTCCGTCGGATGCAGGAGTACTGGGCCTCCGTCGGATGCGCCGTCATGCAGTGCAGCAACACCAAATCACCACCCTTTTCCTCTCTTCTACTCCTACTTGTATCCGCCAGCTATGTAGATTCACCAGCAGCAGCATCAATCAATGGCTGATAGATATAATGACGGTTCTTGATTTTCCCAATCAATCCATCGAGCAGGTCGGCGCCGGGACGATGAACCCCCTCACCTTCATCCGGGTGCTGGGCCGCGAGCCGTGGAACGTCGCGTGAGTGACCCGACCCTGCATCTTATCCATTCAAGTTCAGTGCCCATCTGCAAATGAAACACAATTCAGACAACCGAGTTAATACTGAATATACTAAATTTATTTGGTCACTTTTCCAGCCGGTGCAGCTCGCTAGGATGCTCAGGCGATAGGTTTGTTCTTTCCATTAGTTCGATTGATTCAGGTTTGTCTCGGATGGTTTGGGTTCAAGGCATCTTTGATGCTATTGTACGGTGGCATGTATGTGATTTACTTCTTTTGTTTGTTCTCTCGACCCTGTCACTCTCCGTTGGATTTTGGGAGTTTGCCCTGCTATCCATCTGTGTGATGCAGTCCTCCTTTCCATGTCCTTTTGTTCTTTTTATTGTGTTTTTTGGTCTTGCTTACAATTTGTTGGTCATGCTTAACATACTCTTGCCTGTAGTTAGACATTTGTAGCTGAAAGAGAAGTATATTATGCAATACAGAGGAACTCTATGAATTACTCTTTGCCTGGTAACCTTTTTCTATATTTACATTTGTTTCAGGTCCTATTGGAGTTTATCTACTGCAAATGTTCTGCTGCGATTTAGCTCGGAGCGCTGCCTCGAGTGCTTAGTTTCGTCTTGCCGAGGTTTCATTTTCCTCTTCCAACCTTATTTTCTTGTGCTTGTATTATATTCAGTCTTTTAATCAATTCTAACTGCGTGTGTTCCGTGCGTTGTGTTCTTTCTTACCTGTTGTTGCTCTCTCCCTTCTCCTTTTCACTCATTTCTTTGATTTAACGACATAATATCTCATCTTTGTTCGTGTAGATTCATTTTTGTATCTACCTATGAGGCGGTTGATGAAAATCCAAGATACTGCAGTGGCAGATTAATATATGTGTAACAAATTATGCTTGATAATCTGCCCAAAATTTTCATGACATTTAGTCTCGGTCCTTGATTATTTTCTTTCGAAGGAGGGTTCCAGGAGTACTGGGCCTCCGTCGGATGCAGGAGTACTGGGCCTCCGTCGGATGCGCCGTCATGCAGTGCAGCAACACCAAATCACCACCCTTTTCCTCTCTTCTACTCCTACTTGTATCCGCCAGCTATGTAGATTCACCAGCAGCAGCATCAATCAATGGCTGATAGATATAATGACGGTTCTTGATTTTCCCAATCAATCCATCGAGCAGGTCGGCGCCGGGACGATGAACCCCCTCACCTTCATCCGGGTGCTGGGCCGCGAGCCGTGGAACGTCGCGTGAGTGACCCGACCCTGCATCTTATCCATTCAAGTTCAGTGCCCATCTGCAAATGAAACACAATTCAGACAACCGAGTTAATACTGAATATACTAAATTTATTTGGTCACTTTTCCAGCCGGTGCAGCTCGCTAGGATGCTCAGGCGATAGGTTTGTTCTTTCCATTAGTTCGATTGATTCAGGTTTGTCTCGGATGGTTTGGGTTCAAGGCATCTTTGATGCTATTGTACGGTGGCATGTATGTGATTTACTTCTTTTGTTTGTTCTCTCGACCCTGTCACTCTCCGTTGGATTTTGGGAGTTTGCCCTGCTATCCATCTGTGTGATGCAGTCCTCCTTTCCATGTCCTTTTGTTCTTTTTATTGTGTTTTTTGGTCTTGCTTACAATTTGTTGGTCATGCTTAACATACTCTTGCCTGTAGTTAGACATTTGTAGCTGAAAGAGAAGTATATTATGCAATACAGAGGAACTCTATGAATTACTCTTTGCCTGGTAACCTTTTTCTATATTTACATTTGTTTCAGGTCCTATTGGAGTTTATCTACTGCAAATGTTCTGCTGCGATTTAGCTCGGAGCGCTGCCTCGAGTGCTTAGTTTCGTCTTGCCGAGGTTTCATTTTCCTCTTCCAACCTTATTTTCTTGTGCTTGTATTATATTCAGTCTTTTAATCAATTCTAACTGCGTGTGTTCCGTGCGTTGTGTTCTTTCTTACCTGTTGTTGCTCTCTCCCTTCTCCTTTTCACTCATTTCTTTGATTTAACGACATAATATCTCATCTTTGTTCGTGTAGATTCATTTTTGTATCTACCTATGAGGCGGTTGATGAAAATCCAAGATACTGCAGTGGCAGATTAATATATGTGTAACAAATTATGCTTGATAATCTGCCCAAAATTTTCATGACATTTAGTCTCGGTCCTTGATTATTTTCTTTCGAAGGAGGGTTCCAGGAGTACTGGGCCTCCGTCGGATGCAGGAGTACTGGGCCTCCGTCGGATGCGCCGTCATGCAGTGCAGCAACACCAAATCACCACCCTTTTCCTCTCTTCTACTCCTACTTGTATCCGCCAGCTATGTAGATTCACCAGCAGCAGCATCAATCAATGGCTGATAGATATAATGACGGTTCTTGATTTTCCCAATCAATCCATCGAGCAGGTCGGCGCCGGGACGATGAACCCCCTCACCTTCATCCGGGTGCTGGGCCGCGAGCCGTGGAACGTCGCGTGAGTGACCCGACCCTGCATCTTATCCATTCAAGTTCAGTGCCCATCTGCAAATGAAACACAATTCAGACAACCGAGTTAATACTGAATATACTAAATTTATTTGGTCACTTTTCCAGCCGGTGCAGCTCGCTAGGATGCTCAGGCGATAGGTTTGTTCTTTCCATTAGTTCGATTGATTCAGGTTTGTCTCGGATGGTTTGGGTTCAAGGCATCTTTGATGCTATTGTACGGTGGCATGTATGTGATTTACTTCTTTTGTTTGTTCTCTCGACCCTGTCACTCTCCGTTGGATTTTGGGAGTTTGCCCTGCTATCCATCTGTGTGATGCAGTCCTCCTTTCCATGTCCTTTTGTTCTTTTTATTGTGTTTTTTGGTCTTGCTTACAATTTGTTGGTCATGCTTAACATACTCTTGCCTGTAGTTAGACATTTGTAGCTGAAAGAGAAGTATATTATGCAATACAGAGGAACTCTATGAATTACTCTTTGCCTGGTAACCTTTTTCTATATTTACATTTGTTTCAGGTCCTATTGGAGTTTATCTACTGCAAATGTTCTGCTGCGATTTAGCTCGGAGCGCTGCCTCGAGTGCTTAGTTTCGTCTTGCCGAGGTTTCATTTTCCTCTTCCAACCTTATTTTCTTGTGCTTGTATTATATTCAGTCTTTTAATCAATTCTAACTGCGTGTGTTCCGTGCGTTGTGTTCTTTCTTACCTGTTGTTGCTCTCTCCCTTCTCCTTTTCACTCATTTCTTTGATTTAACGACATAATATCTCATCTTTGTTCGTGTAGATTCATTTTTGTATCTACCTATGAGGCGGTTGATGAAAATCCAAGATACTGCAGTGGCAGATTAATATATGTGTAACAAATTATGCTTGATAATCTGCCCAAAATTTTCATGACATTTAGTCTCGGTCCTTGATTATTTTCTTTCGAAGGAGGGTTCCAGGAGTACTGGGCCTCCGTCGGATGCAGGAGTACTGGGCCTCCGTCGGATGCGCCGTCATGCAGTGCAGCAACACCAAATCACCACCCTTTTCCTCTCTTCTACTCCTACTTGTATCCGCCAGCTATGTAGATTCACCAGCAGCAGCATCAATCAATGGCTGATAGATATAATGACGGTTCTTGATTTTCCCAATCAATCCATCGAGCAGGTCGGCGCCGGGACGATGAACCCCCTCACCTTCATCCGGGTGCTGGGCCGCGAGCCGTGGAACGTCGCGTGAGTGACCCGACCCTGCATCTTATCCATTCAAGTTCAGTGCCCATCTGCAAATGAAACACAATTCAGACAACCGAGTTAATACTGAATATACTAAATTTATTTGGTCACTTTTCCAGCCGGTGCAGCTCGCTAGGATGCTCAGGCGATAGGTTTGTTCTTTCCATTAGTTCGATTGATTCAGGTTTGTCTCGGATGGTTTGGGTTCAAGGCATCTTTGATGCTATTGTACGGTGGCATGTATGTGATTTACTTCTTTTGTTTGTTCTCTCGACCCTGTCACTCTCCGTTGGATTTTGGGAGTTTGCCCTGCTATCCATCTGTGTGATGCAGTCCTCCTTTCCATGTCCTTTTGTTCTTTTTATTGTGTTTTTTGGTCTTGCTTACAATTTGTTGGTCATGCTTAACATACTCTTGCCTGTAGTTAGACATTTGTAGCTGAAAGAGAAGTATATTATGCAATACAGAGGAACTCTATGAATTACTCTTTGCCTGGTAACCTTTTTCTATATTTACATTTGTTTCAGGTCCTATTGGAGTTTATCTACTGCAAATGTTCTGCTGCGATTTAGCTCGGAGCGCTGCCTCGAGTGCTTAGTTTCGTCTTGCCGAGGTTTCATTTTCCTCTTCCAACCTTATTTTCTTGTGCTTGTATTATATTCAGTCTTTTAATCAATTCTAACTGCGTGTGTTCCGTGCGTTGTGTTCTTTCTTACCTGTTGTTGCTCTCTCCCTTCTCCTTTTCACTCATTTCTTTGATTTAACGACATAATATCTCATCTTTGTTCGTGTAGATTCATTTTTGTATCTACCTATGAGGCGGTTGATGAAAATCCAAGATACTGCAGTGGCAGATTAATATATGTGTAACAAATTATGCTTGATAATCTGCCCAAAATTTTCATGACATTTAGTCTCGGTCCTTGATTATTTTCTTTCGAAGGAGGGTTCCAGGAGTACTGGGCCTCCGTCGGATGCAGGAGTACTGGGCCTCCGTCGGATGCGCCGTCATGCAGTGCAGCAACACCAAATCACCACCCTTTTCCTCTCTTCTACTCCTACTTGTATCCGCCAGCTATGTAGATTCACCAGCAGCAGCATCAATCAATGGCTGATAGATATAATGACGGTTCTTGATTTTCCCAATCAATCCATCGAGCAGGTCGGCGCCGGGACGATGAACCCCCTCACCTTCATCCGGGTGCTGGGCCGCGAGCCGTGGAACGTCGCGTGAGTGACCCGACCCTGCATCTTATCCATTCAAGTTCAGTGCCCATCTGCAAATGAAACACAATTCAGACAACCGAGTTAATACTGAATATACTAAATTTATTTGGTCACTTTTCCAGCCGGTGCAGCTCGCTAGGATGCTCAGGCGATAGGTTTGTTCTTTCCATTAGTTCGATTGATTCAGGTTTGTCTCGGATGGTTTGGGTTCAAGGCATCTTTGATGCTATTGTACGGTGGCATGTATGTGATTTACTTCTTTTGTTTGTTCTCTCGACCCTGTCACTCTCCGTTGGATTTTGGGAGTTTGCCCTGCTATCCATCTGTGTGATGCAGTCCTCCTTTCCATGTCCTTTTGTTCTTTTTATTGTGTTTTTTGGTCTTGCTTACAATTTGTTGGTCATGCTTAACATACTCTTGCCTGTAGTTAGACATTTGTAGCTGAAAGAGAAGTATATTATGCAATACAGAGGAACTCTATGAATTACTCTTTGCCTGGTAACCTTTTTCTATATTTACATTTGTTTCAGGTCCTATTGGAGTTTATCTACTGCAAATGTTCTGCTGCGATTTAGCTCGGAGCGCTGCCTCGAGTGCTTAGTTTCGTCTTGCCGAGGTTTCATTTTCCTCTTCCAACCTTATTTTCTTGTGCTTGTATTATATTCAGTCTTTTAATCAATTCTAACTGCGTGTGTTCCGTGCGTTGTGTTCTTTCTTACCTGTTGTTGCTCTCTCCCTTCTCCTTTTCACTCATTTCTTTGATTTAACGACATAATATCTCATCTTTGTTCGTGTAGATTCATTTTTGTATCTACCTATGAGGCGGTTGATGAAAATCCAAGATACTGCAGTGGCAGATTAATATATGTGTAACAAATTATGCTTGATAATCTGCCCAAAATTTTCATGACATTTAGTCTCGGTCCTTGATTATTTTCTTTCGAAGGAGGGTTCCAGGAGTACTGGGCCTCCGTCGGATGCAGGAGTACTGGGCCTCCGTCGGATGCGCCGTCATGCAGTGCAGCAACACCAAATCACCACCCTTTTCCTCTCTTCTACTCCTACTTGTATCCGCCAGCTATGTAGATTCACCAGCAGCAGCATCAATCAATGGCTGATAGATATAATGACGGTTCTTGATTTTCCCAATCAATCCATCGAGCAGGTCGGCGCCGGGACGATGAACCCCCTCACCTTCATCCGGGTGCTGGGCCGCGAGCCGTGGAACGTCGCGTGAGTGACCCGACCCTGCATCTTATCCATTCAAGTTCAGTGCCCATCTGCAAATGAAACACAATTCAGACAACCGAGTTAATACTGAATATACTAAATTTATTTGGTCACTTTTCCAGCCGGTGCAGCTCGCTAGGATGCTCAGGCGATAGGTTTGTTCTTTCCATTAGTTCGATTGATTCAGGTTTGTCTCGGATGGTTTGGGTTCAAGGCATCTTTGATGCTATTGTACGGTGGCATGTATGTGATTTACTTCTTTTGTTTGTTCTCTCGACCCTGTCACTCTCCGTTGGATTTTGGGAGTTTGCCCTGCTATCCATCTGTGTGATGCAGTCCTCCTTTCCATGTCCTTTTGTTCTTTTTATTGTGTTTTTTGGTCTTGCTTACAATTTGTTGGTCATGCTTAACATACTCTTGCCTGTAGTTAGACATTTGTAGCTGAAAGAGAAGTATATTATGCAATACAGAGGAACTCTATGAATTACTCTTTGCCTGGTAACCTTTTTCTATATTTACATTTGTTTCAGGTCCTATTGGAGTTTATCTACTGCAAATGTTCTGCTGCGATTTAGCTCGGAGCGCTGCCTCGAGTGCTTAGTTTCGTCTTGCCGAGGTTTCATTTTCCTCTTCCAACCTTATTTTCTTGTGCTTGTATTATATTCAGTCTTTTAATCAATTCTAACTGCGTGTGTTCCGTGCGTTGTGTTCTTTCTTACCTGTTGTTGCTCTCTCCCTTCTCCTTTTCACTCATTTCTTTGATTTAACGACATAATATCTCATCTTTGTTCGTGTAGATTCATTTTTGTATCTACCTATGAGGCGGTTGATGAAAATCCAAGATACTGCAGTGGCAGATTAATATATGTGTAACAAATTATGCTTGATAATCTGCCCAAAATTTTCATGACATTTAGTCTCGGTCCTTGATTATTTTCTTTCGAAGGAGGGTTCCAGGAGTACTGGGCCTCCGTCGGATGCAGGAGTACTGGGCCTCCGTCGGATGCGCCGTCATGCAGTGCAGCAACACCAAATCACCACCCTTTTCCTCTCTTCTACTCCTACTTGTATCCGCCAGCTATGTAGATTCACCAGCAGCAGCATCAATCAATGGCTGATAGATATAATGACGGTTCTTAATTTTCCCAATCAATCCATCGAGCAGGTCGGCGCCGGGACGATGAACCCCCTCACCTTCATCCGGGTGCTGGGCCGCGAGCCGTGGAACGTCGCGTGAGTGACCCGACCCTGCATCTTATCCATTCAAGTTCAGTGCCCATCTGCAAATGAAACACAATTCAGACAACCGAGTTAATACTGAATATACTAAATTTATTTGGTCACTTTTCCAGCCGGTGCAGCTCGCTAGGATGCTCAGGCGATAGGTTTGTTCTTTCCATTAGTTCGATTGATTCAGGTTTGTCTCGGATGGTTTGGGTTCAAGGCATCTTTGATGCTATTGTACGGTGGCATGTATGTGATTTACTTCTTTTGTTTGTTCTCTCGACCCTGTCACTCTCCGTTGGATTTTGGGAGTTTGCCCTGCTATCCATCTGTGTGATGCAGTCCTCCTTTCCATGTCCTTTTGTTCTTTTTATTGTGTTTTTTGGTCTTGCTTACAATTTGTTGGTCATGCTTAACATACTCTTGCCTGTAGTTAGACATTTGTAGCTGAAAGAGAAGTATATTATGCAATACAGAGGAACTCTATGAATTACTCTTTGCCTGGTAACCTTTTTCTATATTTACATTTGTTTCAGGTCCTATTGGAGTTTATCTACTGCAAATGTTCTGCTGCGATTTAGCTCGGAGCGCTGCCTCGAGTGCTTAGTTTCGTCTTGCCGAGGTTTCATTTTCCTCTTCCAACCTTATTTTCTTGTGCTTGTATTATATTCAGTCTTTTAATCAATTCTAACTGCGTGTGTTCCGTGCGTTGTGTTCTTTCTTACCTGTTGTTGCTCTCTCCCTTCTCCTTTTCACTCATTTCTTTGATTTAACGACATAATATCTCATCTTTGTTCGTGTAGATTCATTTTTGTATCTACCTATGAGGCGGTTGATGAAAATCCAAGATACTGCAGTGGCAGATTAATATATGTGTAACAAATTAT
This genomic stretch from Hordeum vulgare subsp. vulgare chromosome 6H, MorexV3_pseudomolecules_assembly, whole genome shotgun sequence harbors:
- the LOC123406291 gene encoding uncharacterized protein LOC123406291 isoform X3, which codes for MQEYWASVGCRSTGPPSDAGVLGLRRMRRHAVQQHQITTLFLSSTPTCIRQLCRFTSSSINQWLIDIMTVLDFPNQSIEQVGAGTMNPLTFIRVLGREPWNVARCSSLGCSGDRFVLSISSIDSGPIGVYLLQMFCCDLARSAASSA
- the LOC123406291 gene encoding uncharacterized protein LOC123406291 isoform X1, encoding MQEYWASVGCRSTGPPSDAGVLGLRRMRRHAVQQHQITTLFLSSTPTCIRQLCRFTSSSINQWLIDIMTVLDFPNQSIEQVGAGTMNPLTFIRVLGREPWNVARCSSLGCSGDRFVLSISSIDSGLSRMVWVQGIFDAIVRWHVCDLLLLFVLSTLSLSVGFWEFALLSICVMQSSFPCPFVLFIVFFGLAYNLLVMLNILLPVVRHL
- the LOC123406291 gene encoding uncharacterized protein LOC123406291 isoform X2; its protein translation is MQEYWASVGCRSTGPPSDAGVLGLRRMRRHAVQQHQITTLFLSSTPTCIRQLCRFTSSSINQWLIDIMTVLDFPNQSIEQVGAGTMNPLTFIRVLGREPWNVARCSSLGCSGDRSYWSLSTANVLLRFSSERCLECLVSSCRDSFLYLPMRRLMKIQDTAVAD